In a genomic window of Pelodiscus sinensis isolate JC-2024 unplaced genomic scaffold, ASM4963464v1 ctg40, whole genome shotgun sequence:
- the LOC102449435 gene encoding uncharacterized protein LOC102449435: MPRSDDTIEMPTLGRPFQLGMLYDCCNDSLIPGITLWDLETLRNDIDAKPQSKTEFQIVASDSIEDKASALNVTASLKASFLCGLVEVSGSAEYLNDTKMSKQQARVSLQYSTTTQFKQLTMSHIGRQNVSYPDVFDQGTATHVVTAVLYGAQAIFVFDQEVSSSENVQEIQGNLKVIIKKIPLISIEGEGSLRMDDKEKAQAEKFSCKFYGDFTLEKNPTNFQDAMKIYSTLPVRLGENGEKAVPVRVWLYPLTKLDSKAAQMVCEISTALIFDVQMALEQLTELDMRCNDLVKNPKVRTFPEMQRKIQLFKDLCMQHRQIFQKELARILPSIRGGGKEEGILVDILTYKNQSPFNTQQLNEFLNKKEREMNFVSSYLSILRDVEVVSSQNKLDEIVLDPANEFVVAFVFTSLDVQEPYLSELRFCLQTQFLKNSQDPASASSVREKPKLWFEDKERNQNARKAAKSVSDFTCVNKSNGKTRFIVASVPDEHNPGVSVHLYENGDLVSANYELPSKPLPLQIDGVRHDCVQLTLKPAAFGCKEISSYSVEHRIVGQENWTAVGTNSNKGTFTVTGLHPNTVYEFQYAAVSKPGRSVSSDMSDPVKTLPTSPPGKPKKTIVESSAITLSWESPRVIGDGVSISEYKVEYKEETGGEQKDKWLERRTEERTESCTIDGLRPQTPYRFRVSAVCADGAVSDPGEEVSITTAGEELKTLAQDFYKKSTQIEEGQPSVYALPIVFDSNAAHPKYRLGRETLQIPNKVIMVMGATGSGKTTLINGMINYVLGVQWKDEFRFKLIHEITNRSQAQSQTSEVTAYEVNHTRGFQVPYSLTIIDTPGFGDTRGIEQDKAITRQIREFFSTPGAISHIDAVCVVVQASLARLTHAQKYVFDSVLSIFGKDIKDNIQILVTFADGQTPPVLEAIKTADVPCAKDAQGNPVHFKFNNSTLFACNATADEGSCNFDEMFWRMGAMSMKTFFGALLKLKSRSLTLTQEVLRERKELEVAVEGLQPQIKAGLVKLEELRKTQEALEQHKGDMEANKDFEYEVEKTVPEQIDISGTGAYITNCQRCFFTCHYPCGIPNDDSKRGCTAINSDTGCCMVCPGNCVWDVHYNQKYRWEYILKKERQTYAQLKEKYEKASGEVLSTQSVVEKLSQEYAAVEQILMDLIDKSSRSLQRLQEIALKPNPLSTPEYIDLLIMSEQQELKPGYQERIKSLKEVREVAEIIRKIANRESLLPGEKDLYKKHEEKRSSFKTFVKGKLDIVKSWFH, translated from the coding sequence GCATCACTTTATGGGACCTGGAGACGCTTCGAAATGATATAGATGCAAAGCCGCAGTCCAAGACTGAATTTCAGATTGTTGCATCTGACTCCATTGAAGACAAGGCCTCTGCCCTGAATGTCACAGCATCGCTGAAGGCCAGTTTCCTGTGTGGCCTGGTGGAAGTGAGTGGCTCCGCAGAGTATTTGAATGATACCAAGATGTCAAAGCAGCAAGCCCGCGTTTCTCTCCAGTACTCAACTACGACACAGTTTAAGCAGCTGACTATGAGCCATATAGGTCGCCAGAATGTTTCTTACCCTGATGTGTTTGACCAAGGCACGGCCACCCACGTGGTCACGGCTGTGCTGTACGGGGCACAGGCGATTTTTGTGTTCGATCAAGAAGTTTCTTCATCTGAGAATGTACAAGAAATACAGGGAAACCTGAAGGTTATCATTAAAAAGATACCCCTTATTTCCATCGAAGGAGAAGGCTCTCTCAGAATGGATGACAAAGAAAAAGCACAGGCTGAAAAATTTAGTTGTAAGTTTTATGGAGATTTCACTCTTGAGAAGAATCCAACTAACTTCCAAGATGCCATGAAAATTTATTCCACCCTCCCAGTGCGGCTGGGTGAGAACGGGGAGAAGGCCGTACCAGTGAGAGTCTGGCTGTACCCACTGACCAAGCTGGATTCCAAAGCTGCTCAGATGGTGTGTGAGATCAGCACAGCGCTGATCTTTGATGTTCAAATGGCGCTGGAGCAGCTGACAGAACTGGACATGCGATGCAACGACTTGGTAAAGAATCCGAAAGTGAGAACCTTCCCTGAAATGCAGAGGAAAATCCAGCTATTCAAAGATCTGTGCATGCaacacagacagattttccagaaaGAACTAGCAAGAATCCTACCCTCCATTCGTGGAGGTGGAAAAGAGGAAGGGATCCTGGTGGACATTTTAACCTACAAAAACCAGTCACCATTCAATACCCAGCAGCTCAATGAATTTCTGAATAAAAAAGAACGAGAAATGAATTTTGTCAGTTCCTATCTTTCTATCCTAAGGGATGTGGAAGTGGTGTCCTCCCAGAACAAACTGGATGAAATAGTTCTGGATCCTGCGAATGAGTTTGTCGTAGCCTTTGTGTTCACTTCACTAGATGTACAAGAACCATATTTATCAGAGTTAAGGTTCTGCCTTCAGACCCAGTTTCTGAAGAATTCCCAAGATCCTGCATCAGCCAGTTCTGTTCGTGAGAAACCCAAACTGTGGTTTGAGGACAAAGAAAGAAACCAAAATGCCCGAAAAGCTGCAAAATCCGTGTCAGACTTTACTTGCGTGAATAAATCTAATGGGAAGACTCGATTCATTGTGGCCTCTGTCCCAGATGAACACAACCCAGGAGTTTCAGTTCACCTCTATGAAAATGGAGACTTGGTCAGCGCTAACTATGAACTTCCCTCAAAACCACTTCCTCTCCAGATTGATGGAGTCAGACATGACTGTGTGCAGCTCACGCTGAAACCGGCAGCCTTTGGATGTAAGGAAATATCCAGCTATAGTGTAGAGCACAGGATTGTAGGGCAGGAGAATTGGACAGCTGTGGGTACAAACAGTAACAAGGGGACCTTCACAGTAACAGGGCTCCATCCAAACACCGTGTATGAGTTTCAATACGCAGCAGTGAGCAAACCAGGGCGAAGTGTGAGCAGCGACATGAGTGATCCTGTGAAGACGCTACCCACCAGCCCACCTGGAAAGCCAAAAAAAACCATAGTAGAATCATCAGCCATCACCCTCTCCTGGGAGAGTCCACGTGTCATTGGAGATGGAGTCAGTATAAGCGAGTACAAGGTAGAATATAAAGAGGAAACCGGGGGTGAGCAGAAGGACAAATGGCTGGAGCGAAGGACAGAAGAGAGAACCGAGTCCTGCACCATTGATGGACTGAGGCCACAGACGCCCTACAGATTCCGGGTGTCGGCCGTGTGTGCGGACGGGGCTGTGAGTGACCCTGGGGAGGAGGTCTCAATTACAACAGCAGGCGAGGAATTAAAGACACTAGCACAAGATTTCTACAAGAAGAGCACTCAGATAGAAGAAGGGCAACCCTCAGTGTATGCACTGCCCATAGTGTTTGATTCTAATGCAGCACACCCAAAgtacaggctggggagggagacccTGCAGATCCCTAACAAAGTGATTATGGTGATGGGAGCTACCGGGTCGGGGAAAACGACTCTCATCAACGGGATGATCAACTACGTCCTGGGTGTGCAATGGAAGGACGAATTCAGGTTCAAGCTCATCCATGAAATAACAAACAGAAGCCAGGCCCAGAGCCAGACATCTGAGGTGACGGCCTATGAAGTGAATCACACAAGGGGCTTCCAAGTCCCCTACTCGCTGACTATAATAGACACGCCGGGATTTGGCGACACCAGAGGGATAGAGCAAGACAAGGCGATAACAAGGCAGATCCGAGAGTTCTTCTCCACCCCAGGGGCCATTAGTCACATCGACGCCGTCTGTGTTGTGGTTCAGGCCTCACTAGCTCGTCTGACCCACGCCCAGAAGTACGTGTTTGACTCGGTGCTCTCCATTTTTGGGAAGGACATAAAAGACAACATCCAAATCCTGGTCACCTTCGCCGATGGACAGACCCCCCCTGTGCTAGAGGCCATTAAAACAGCTGATGTCCCTTGTGCTAAAGATGCTCAAGGCAACCCTGTTCATTTCAAGTTCAATAACTCCACCCTCTTTGCCTGTAACGCTACAGCTGACGAGGGCAGTTGTAATTTTGATGAAATGTTCTGGAGAATGGGAGCCATGAGCATGAAGACATTTTTTGGGGCTTTATTGAAACTGAAAAGCAGAAGTCTGACATTAACACAGGAGGTTCTCAGGGAGCGGAAGGAGCTGGAGGTGGCCGTGGAAGGGCTGCAGCCCCAAATCAAAGCCGGCCTGGTGAAGCTGGAAGAACTGCGGAAGACACAGGAAGCTCTGGAGCAGCATAAGGGTGACATGGAGGCCAATAAAGACTTTGAGTATGAGGTGGAGAAAACAGTGCCAGAGCAAATAGACATCTCTGGGACAGGTGCTTATATAACCAACTGCCAGCGGTGTTTCTTTACATGTCACTATCCCTGTGGAATCCCTAATGATGATAGCAAGCGTGGGTGTACAGCAATAAACAGCGATACAGGATGTTGCATGGTGTGCCCTGGGAACTGTGTCTGGGATGTTCATTACAATCAAAAGTACCGGTGGGAATACATACtaaagaaagagagacagaccTATGCACAACTGAAGGAGAAGTATGAGAAGGCGTCTGGGgaggtgctgtccacacagagcGTGGTTGAGAAGTTGTCTCAGGAATACGCTGCAGTGGAACAGATATTAATGGATCTTATTGATAAATCATCTCGCAGCCTCCAACGTCTGCAAGAAATCGCTCTGAAACCCAACCCACTGTCCACCCCGGAATACATTGACCTGCTGATCATGTCGGAGCAACAGGAACTGAAGCCTGGGTACCAGGAAAGAATAAAATCcctgaaggaagtgagggaggtaGCTGAGATAATAAGAAAGATTGCCAATAGGGAGTCCCTGCTGCCAGGCGAGAAGGATCTGTACAAGAAGCATGAAGAAAAACGGTCTTCATTCAAAACATTTGTGAAAGGAAAACTGGATATCGTTAAAAGCTGgtttcattaa